In a genomic window of Gambusia affinis linkage group LG04, SWU_Gaff_1.0, whole genome shotgun sequence:
- the uts2r4 gene encoding urotensin-2 receptor: MNRTLNATITSETGPGLTPGAEDGTSLFGGSAAGASGGLWVTSLLGATLLVMCAVGLAGNIYTLVVARSAALCRMGSMYVYIVNLALADLLYLSTIPFVVCTYFAHDWLFGEAGCRILLSLDLLTMHASVFILVAMSLERYRAVAKPFSAHRSSSRNRRLTAGVIWGLAFTLTLPMMVMIQLREAKPTVYGIVKRICYPTWTPGAFKAYLTVLFFTSVLVPGLIIVGLYAGLARRYWTVQASLGGCSHSARKKGLKQKVLVMILSIIVAYWACFLPFWGWQMAKLFSPDSLKPLSAVAHKYINFFVTCLTYGNSCINPFLYTLLTRNYKDYLAQKGPSGGSSKADLGTAVTTPLHEL, encoded by the coding sequence ATGAACCGCACCCTCAATGCCACCATCACTTCTGAGACGGGACCTGGTCTGACCCCGGGGGCTGAAGATGGAACCTCTCTGTTTGGTGGTAGTGCTGCTGGAGCCAGTGGAGGTCTGTGGGTGACCTCTCTGCTCGGTGCCACGCTTTTGGTCATGTGTGCCGTAGGACTGGCAGGCAACATTTACACGCTTGTCGTAGCGCGCTCAGCCGCTTTGTGCCGGATGGGTTCCATGTACGTCTACATCGTCAACTTGGCCCTGGCCGACCTGCTCTACCTCTCCACCATCCCCTTTGTTGTCTGCACCTACTTTGCCCACGACTGGTTGTTCGGCGAGGCTGGCTGCCGCATCCTCCTGAGTCTCGATCTCCTCACCATGCATGCCAGCGTCTTCATTTTGGTTGCAATGAGCTTAGAGCGTTACCGTGCCGTTGCCAAGCCCTTCAGTGCCCACAGATCCTCGTCTCGGAACCGACGACTCACCGCAGGAGTGATTTGGGGGTTGGCGTTCACGCTAACGCTTCCCATGATGGTAATGATACAACTCAGGGAGGCCAAGCCTACTGTGTATGGCATTGTAAAGAGAATCTGCTACCCCACCTGGACGCCTGGAGCTTTCAAGGCTTACCTTACAGTACTGTTTTTCACAAGTGTCTTAGTCCCTGGACTAATAATCGTTGGACTGTATGCTGGGCTAGCAAGGCGCTACTGGACAGTGCAGGCTAGCTTAGGGGGTTGCAGCCACTCAGCCCGGAAGAAAGGACTCAAACAAAAAGTGCTAGTGATGATATTAAGTATCATAGTAGCCTATTGGGCATGTTTCCTACCGTTTTGGGGATGGCAGATGGCTAAACTTTTCTCCCCAGATTCCCTGAAACCTTTGTCTGCAGTTGCTCACAAATACATCAATTTCTTTGTCACATGTCTTACCTATGGGAACAGCTGCATCAATCCATTTCTTTACACTCTCTTGACCCGAAACTACAAAGATTATTTGGCTCAGAAAGGTCCGTCTGGGGGATCTAGCAAGGCTGATCTTGGGACGGCTGTGACAACACCTCTTCACGAACTCTAA
- the zgc:92360 gene encoding arf-GAP with dual PH domain-containing protein 1 produces MSTNERAIRALKEILQKPGNDVCADCGALDPGWGSCTLGVFICLDCSGIHRNIPEISKVKSLRLSHWEDQEAQFMAENGNELMKAKYEANVPAYYYKPTHKDCQVLREQWIRAKYERKEFSKPGKSLTYESETREGTLLKRGRDKGQFLSRRFVLSEREGSLKYYTNAKEPKAVIKVDTINATFQPEKIGNPNGLQITYLKDYSTRNIFVYHDSGKEIVDWFNSIRAIQLQYLRVAFPGATDAELVPKLTRNFVKEGYMEKTGPRQTEGFKKRWFTLDQRRLMYFKDPLDAFAKGEVFLGNNDNHYSASAGLPAGTHCNGAWQYGITIETPDRSFLFTCETESDQQDWLKHFKNVMNTQMSPQDYTMEALLKHRH; encoded by the exons ATGTCGACGAACGAAAGAGCAATCCGAGCTCTTAAAGAGATTCTGCAAAAGCCGGGAAATGACGTCTGCGCAGACTGCGGCGCGCTGG ATCCGGGCTGGGGCTCCTGCACCCTTGGTGTGTTCATCTGTCTGGATTGCTCTGGAATCCATCGCAACATCCCTGAAATCTCCAAAGTCAAGTCCCTGAGACTGTCCCACTGGGAGGACCAGGAGGCTCAG TTCATGgctgaaaatggaaatgagCTAATGAAGGCAAAATATGAGGCGAATGTTCCTGCCTACTACTACAAACCAACCCACAAGGACTGCCA GGTGCTGAGAGAGCAGTGGATCAGAGCGAAGTACGAGAGGAAAGAGTTCTCGAAACCTGGGAAGAGCTTGACGTATGAATCAG AAACGAGAGAGGGCACGTTGCTGAAAAGGGGGCGGGACAAGGGGCAGTTTCTGAGCAGGCGATTCGTCCTTTCTGAAAGAGAGGGCAGTCTGAAGTACTACACCAAC GCTAAGGAGCCCAAAGCAGTGATTAAGGTGGACACTATCAATGCGACATTCCAGCCAGAAAAGATCGGAAATCCCAACGGCCTGCAGATCACCTACCTCAAAGACTACAGCACCCGGAATATCTTTGTGTATCACGACAGTGGCAAG gaaatTGTTGACTGGTTTAATTCAATCCGTGCCATTCAGCTTCAGTATCTAAGAGTGGCCTTTCCCGGCGCAACTGATGCTGAG CTCGTACCCAAACTTACTCGAAACTTTGTCAAAGAAGGATACATGGAAAAAACCGGCCCCAGG CAAACAGAAGGCTTCAAGAAGCGCTGGTTCACACTGGATCAGAGACGGCTGATGTACTTCAAAGATCCACTG GATGCCTTCGCTAAAGGTGAGGTATTCCTGGGGAACAATGACAACCATTACAGTGCTTCTGCCGGCTTACCGGCTGGGACCCACTGCAACGGCGCTTGGCAATATGGCATCACTATAGAAACACCTGACCGCTCCTTCCTGTTTACATGCGAGACGGAGAGTGACCAACAGGATTGGCTGAAGCACTTCAAGAATGTCATGAACACTCAGATGTCCCCTCAGGATTACACAA TGGAGGCCTTGTTAAAGCACCGACACTGA
- the lgals2b gene encoding lectin, galactoside-binding, soluble, 2b has product MKVKDMSFKEGQEFKVRVRPNDDCSGFALNIGHDPENIAMHFNPRFDENVIVCNSRSGGDWGQEERDMNFPFVRGQECKFYINFNMEQFYIKLPDGSMMNFPNRLGDVKYKSFDVSGDARIVGVKIK; this is encoded by the exons ATG AAAGTCAAGGACATGTCATTCAAGGAAGGGCAGGAGTTTAAAGTCCGGGTCAGACCCAACGATGACTGCTCTGG CTTTGCACTCAACATCGGTCACGATCCCGAGAACATCGCGATGCACTTCAACCCCCGCTTCGACGAGAACGTCATTGTCTGCAATTCCAGGTCCGGGGGTGACTGGGGTCAAGAGGAACGAGACATGAACTTCCCCTTTGTGCGTGGGCAGGAATGCAAG TTTTACATCAACTTCAACATGGAGCAGTTTTACATCAAACTTCCCGACGGCAGCATGATGAACTTCCCCAACCGTCTGGGAGACGTCAAGTACAAGTCCTTCGACGTTTCTGGCGACGCAAGGATCGTGGGGGTGAAGATCAAGTAG